Proteins from a single region of Apium graveolens cultivar Ventura chromosome 7, ASM990537v1, whole genome shotgun sequence:
- the LOC141672783 gene encoding uncharacterized protein LOC141672783, which translates to MDRETKQETSPHHPNQTIHTSTNDSNKKQAGSGGGNINDRIKRDEWSEGAVSSLLEAYETKWVHRNRAKLKGQDWEEVAKFVSCRGNSTKSPKTQTQCKNKIESMKKRYRSESAASESSSWPLFPRLDHLLRVSGIPQRAPLLPQPQFLSSTKMMQEPSLPVTSQPLPAPKEPLSLLTTPYIASVVNIGVVAENSNGSNAADLTRTAKEDGMCIKLSSHESDKKAMESDSSTPALCSDKEKTKSENLTRKAQRKKKRRREEWDIGDSVRWFAEVVLRTEQARLDAMRDLERMRAESEVKRGEMELQRTQIIANTHLEIARIFAGKGKVVDSSLRIGRSG; encoded by the exons ATGGATAGAGAAACTAAGCAAGAAACCTCACCTCACCATCCTAACCAAACCATCCACACTTCTACAAACGACTCCAATAAAAAACAAGCCGGTAGTGGAGGTGGCAACATAAACGATAGGATCAAACGAGACGAATGGAGTGAAGGCGCTGTTTCCAGCCTCCTTGAGGCTTACGAAACTAAATGGGTGCATAGGAACAGAGCGAAACTTAAAGGTCAAGACTGGGAGGAAGTAGCTAAGTTTGTATCTTGTCGTGGCAACTCGACTAAATCACCTAAAACACAGACTCAATGTAAGAACAAGATTGAGTCCATGAAGAAAAGGTACCGCTCTGAGTCTGCAGCTTCTGAGTCATCCTCATGGCCACTTTTTCCCCGGCTTGATCATCTGTTGCGTGTTAGTGGTATTCCACAGCGCGCTCCCCTGTTGCCTCAACCTCAATTTTTAAGTTCCACAAAAATGATGCAAGAACCATCTCTACCGGTGACATCGCAGCCACTTCCAGCCCCTAAAGAACCGCTTTCACTGCTTACAACACCTTATATAGCTTCTGTTGTAAATATCGGAGTTGTTGCAGAAAATTCCAATGGTTCTAATGCTGCTGATCTGACAAGGACAGCTAAA GAAGATGGAATGTGTATAAAATTATCCAGCCACGAATCGGACAAAAAAGCAATGGAATCAGACAGTAGCACACCGGCCTTATGCAGCGACAAGGAGAAGACGAAGTCTGAAAATTTAACAAGAAAAGCACAGAGGAAGAAGAAACGGAGAAGAGAAGAATGGGATATAGGCGATAGTGTTAGGTGGTTTGCGGAAGTAGTGCTGAGGACAGAGCAGGCAAGACTGGACGCAATGAGAGACTTGGAAAGAATGAGAGCAGAAAGCGAGGTCAAAAGAGGAGAAATGGAGCTTCAGCGCACTCAAATTATTGCTAACACTCACTTGGAGATTGCTAGGATCTTTGCTGGTAAGGGGAAAGTGGTCGACTCTTCCTTGAGAATTGGAAGGAGCGGATGA